ATGCAGAGCACTCTACTGCTATTCAAGCATATGTGGTAGTTCCTATTCTTTCTTAATTCTGTCTGGTTTTCACAGTCCTGTCTACTTCTATTTCCCTAACTGAGGTCCTCTTCTTTCTAGGTGGAAGAGGGCAGAACTGCTGGGACTTTAGCTGTGGTGACCAGTCCTCTCAAGCCTCCTATTGTGGCTGTGAGTATCATCATGTCTTTAACTCTTTtcctattcaaattttagcaTGGAATTTACTTAGATCATTTCTTAGCAGATGCCTATCTACTCCATCCCTAGTTCACCTACTACGGCCCCATTTGCTGATCTAGAACTGGTAGAATTTGAAGCCATGGATCTAGATGCTCAGCTGGATAGGCTAGAGTAGCTCAGCTCTACTTCAGGCAAGGCCAAGTCTAAAGTAGGGGATGATGCAGTGGACAGAATAAAAATGTGGCAGTCAACAGAGCTGGACTTGGATGAGAATAGAGAAGTCGTTGACCAGCTGATTAATGATCTGGACCTGTTGCATAGGGAGAACATGGCTCCTAGACCTATCCTTGAGCTCAGCCTAGGCCTAGCAAGAGAGGTGCTCAATCTTCACATTCGATATGAAGACCTTAAGCCTTCCTTCAAAGATTCTGAATTTTGCACGGCTACTCATGAAGCTAGTTTGACCGATTATGCGAAACAGAAAGCAAAACTGGACCAGATAGTTGTGGGTTATAAGGCGGCCAGGACCGCTGCTGACAAgctggaaaaagaaattgaagaactcCAGAAGTAGCTGGCTGTGCTAAGGGAGAGGGATAATAGACTTGGGGCTGGACTGGGCACCAAGACCAAGGCCACTTTTCTTGTACAGAACATGGTTGCAGCTTCTAGGCCAGCATTGGAGATTGCTGAGGCCTCTCTTCATCAAGGGATGCTTCTTTAACAAGAAATTTCTACCAAGAAGGCCGGATTGCAAGAAACTCTTAGGAAACTAGGAATAAAatttttagattttgaatGTAATAAAACTTAGTCATGGAAAATGACTATATTTAATGTAAATCCTGTTCTTGGtgaaacttttttctttttcaatctcttcttaattcaaatgaaaataaaagaacgcAAGgatcaaacacaaaaaaatttaaaagcaCCGGTCCtgaacaaaattcaaacaataatTCTATCttgttctccttcaattccaGGATCTATTTGTACTGCCTATGAATCCCACATAGTTGGATAGAATTTTTTCAGCCATTTGCCATTGATTGGTGCTACATGGATTTCTCCATCTGGATCCTGTAATCTGTATGGGTCCAAGGATTTGGTTAATTATGAAATGACCTTCCCATGTAGGTGACCACTTTCCATAACCAGCTATGTGTGTTCCAAGGGGCAGAACTGCTTTCCAGAAtatctctccctcttcaaaaCTCTTGTTTTTAACTCTTTTATTGTAGGCCCTTGACACAGCCTGTTTTCCTGctaagagtttgttgagggtATTAATTCTACTTGCATCTAATCCTTCCAGTTCTAGCAACATGGcttgagagtagtcttctccAGTCAGATTATGTTGTTGACCAATTCTGAGAGATTGGACTGCTATTTCCATAGGTAGAATTGCGTCATGACCATAAGTTAGAGCATATGGGGCCATGCCAGTTGCTTCTCTCTTTGAAGTCCTATATGCCCACAGAGTTTCTAATAACTTCACATGCCAttgctttggatttttctcaagCATTTTTCTAATAATGTTGATGATCAACTTGTTACTTGATTCTGCCTGTCCATTAGCTTGAGCATAGTAAGGAGTGGATTGaagtaatttgaatttgaatgcttCTGCCATATCTAGCATTTCTCCAGATATGAAAGAAGATCCCCTGTCTGTTGTGATTGATTCTGGAATGCCAAACCTTTGGATAATATGTTATTCTATGAAGGTGATGATCTCTTGAGATGTAATGGACTTAACAGGTTtggcttccacccatttggtgaaatagtCTATAGCTACGGTGATGAAACAGTGTTGTTTGCTATTGGCTGGATAGATTTCGCCAATGAGATCCATTGCCCATCCTCTGAATAGCCATGGCTTGACTACTGGATTCATGGCAACTGAAGGAGCCTGTTGGATTGGTCCATGCCTTTGACAAGCCTCACATCCCTTGGAATAGTCAATGCAATCATTCATCATGGTTGGCCAGAAGTAGCCATACCTTCTAATTAACCAACACATTTTTCTTCCATCTTGATGAGCTCCACATATTCCTTCATGGGTTTCTCCCAGACCTTCATGTATTCTTTCTTTCCCAGGCATCTCAAAAGTACCTcgtctttgttttttcagaCCAAATCTCCATTCCACATAAGGTAATTTAAAGCCATTCTGACTCTCTTCTCAGAAGATAGGGTCGGGTACTGTAAGTAGTTTATGATGGGAGTTCTCCAGTCATCCTCAGTGATTATGGCAGAATTGACATCTATCTCCATTACTCTGGCCAGAACAGATGGTAGACTTTTCTTTCCTACCTTGATGATCCTTTGCATACAGTCTTTAGGCATTTGTATCCATGTTGCTATTTGAGCCATTTCATTGGCTGCAAAGTTCTCCTCTCTCGGGATATGTTCCCAAGTAGCTTCCTTGAATTCTGTCAGAAGATTCCTGGCTGCCACTAGATAGACAGCTAGAGTAGGATTTAGACACTTGTATTCTCCAGCAATCTACTTTAACACAAGCCTAGAATCTCCCAAGATTTCCATAGATTGGATTCCTAGTTCCACTAGCATCTCAAGGCTAAAGATTAAAGCTTCATATTCAGCCCTGTTGTTGGTGCATTGGAAATCTAATTGGAAAGAATAACAGTGTCTGATCCCCAGTGGCTCCTCCAAAACAATCCCTACCCCAGAGGCTACATCAGTCTTTAATCTATAGACAACATATAGGATTGTTAAGGCAAGTATGAGCTCTAGTCAACAGATCTGCATTTGCTATATCCAAAGAATCCATGTTTTCAGTCTCTTCCCCTAGATGATCTGCTAGGAAATCTGCTACAGCTTGTCCTTTGACAGCTTTCTGAAGAACATATCTGAAAGCAAATTCTGTCAAAGCCAGAGTCCATTTGCCAATTCTACGTCTTAACATTGGTCTTGTTAACATGTATTTAATTAGGTCTGTCTTGGCGATAATGTAGATGGTTAATGGCAGCATGTAGTGTCTGAGTTTCACAGCAGTAAAGTATAAGGCTAGACAAAGTCTTTCAATTGCAGAATATTCTGTCAAAGTTCTGCTCATATAGTAGACTGCCTGTTCCTTTCCTTCCTTGTTATCTTGAACTAGCAGACTCCCAATGGACACTTATGATGCAGAAACATAGAGTTTGAGCGGTCTGCCTCTCTTTGGTGGGGACAGAACTGGTGGATTTGAGAGGTAGTGTTTGATTTTCTCAAAAGCCTGTTGGTGCTGTTCCTCCCACTTAAACATCTGTTCCTGTTTCAATCTTAGCAAGGAGGAAAAAGGCTGGATTTTTCCTGCAGAATTGGATATGAATCTCCTTAGAAAGTTAATTTTTCCTGGAAGACTCTGCAACTCTTTCTTGTTTCGAGGTGGTGGAGCTTCTATGATGgattttgctttatttttgtcaatcTCTATGCCCCTTTGGTGGACCAAGAAACCTAAGAAATTTCCTGCttgaactccaaaaacacactTCTTgggatttatttttaatttatgttgtCTCATTCTTAGGAATGCCCTTTTTAGATTTGATACATGATCTCCTTCATCTGGAGATTTAATCACCACATCATCTATGTACACTTCTAGAGAATGCCCTATCATATCATGGAAAACAGAATTCATTGCTCTTTGATAAGTGGCTCCTACATTTCTTAAGCCAAAAGGCATTACAGTGTATTCAAAAGCACCTATATGTCCTGGGCACATGAAGGCTGTCTCATGGATGTCTTCCTCTGCTACCATAATCTGATTATATCCTGCATTGCCGTCCATAAAAGATAGCATTTGGTTATGAGCAGCTCCGTCTACTAGCATATCTGCCATTGGCATAGGATATTCATCCTTGGGAGATGCTTCATTCAGATTCCT
The window above is part of the Prunus dulcis chromosome 1, ALMONDv2, whole genome shotgun sequence genome. Proteins encoded here:
- the LOC117615986 gene encoding uncharacterized protein LOC117615986, which gives rise to MAEAFKFKLLQSTPYYAQANGQAESSNKLIINIIRKMLEKNPKQWHVKLLETLWAYRTSKREATGMAPYALTYGHDAILPMEIAVQSLRIGQQHNLTGEDYSQAMLLELEGLDASRINTLNKLLAGKQAVSRAYNKRVKNKSFEEGEIFWKAVLPLGTHIAGYGKWSPTWEGHFIINQILGPIQITGSRWRNPCSTNQWQMAEKILSNYVGFIGSTNRSWN